From Heteronotia binoei isolate CCM8104 ecotype False Entrance Well chromosome 12, APGP_CSIRO_Hbin_v1, whole genome shotgun sequence, the proteins below share one genomic window:
- the LOC132580580 gene encoding histo-blood group ABO system transferase-like → MNTDHRKTRICSRCPAPLVFGLCLSSSFFLGLFWQTYKGHLLNRGISVLCETQSFSFHRNQTDPLDGLAEMELPRMVYPKAQIFKPPRTDVLTITPWFAPIVWEGTYNLDILNEQFRRKNTTVGLTVFAIKKYVIFLQKFLETAETYFMAGHRVKYYIFTDRPEAVPNITVKAGREIIPLKVQNYPRWQEISMRRMEMINHYSQHRFIHEVDFLVCVDVDMRFSDHVGVEILSELFGTIHPGFYASERKVFTYERRPISAAFIPQDEGDFYYAGGFFGGTVAEVYKLTKKCHEAIMADKNKSVEAIWQEESHLNKYFVYHKPTKILSSEYLWDNNFGSPQFLKKKRFVSVPKNHAAIRNKRNSH, encoded by the exons GCAGACCTACAAAGGACACTTGCTGAACAGGGGGATCTCAGTATTATGTGAAACACAGAG TTTCTCTTTCCACAGAAACCAGACCGATCCCTTGGATGGTTTAGCAGAAATGGAGTTACCGAG aaTGGTTTACCCAAAGGCACAGATCTTTAAGCCACC GAGAACTGATGTCCTTACTATAACTCCCTGGTTTGCCCCAATCGTTTGGGAAGGGACTTACAACTTGGATATCTTGAATGAGCAGTTTAGACGAAAGAACACGACAGTCGGATTGACAGTGTTTGCTATCAAAAA GTATGTCATCTTCCTCCAGAAGTTTCTAGAAACGGCAGAGACTTATTTCATGGCTGGGCATAGAGTGAAGTATTATATCTTCACTGATAGGCCTGAAGCTGTTCCTAACATCACTGtcaaagctggaagggagataaTCCCTCTGAAAGTCCAAAATTACCCCAGGTGGCAGGAAATCTCCATGCGCCGGATGGAGATGATCAATCACTACTCTCAACACCGCTTTATCCATGAAGTTGACTTTCTGGTGTGTGTTGATGTAGACATGCGGTTTAGTGACCATGTTGGAGTAGAGATTTTGAGTGAGTTATTTGGCACGATTCACCCAGGTTTCTATGCCTCTGAGCGCAAAGTATTCACTTATGAACGTCGTCCCATCTCTGCAGCTTTCATTCCTCAAGACGAGGGGGATTTTTACTATGCTGGAGGCTTCTTTGGAGGAACTGTGGCTGAAGTTTACAAGCTCACCAAGAAGTGCCACGAAGCCATCATGGCTGACAAAAACAAAAGCGTGGAGGCCATCTGGCAGGAAGAGAGCCACCTAAACAAGTATTTTGTGTACCATAAACCAACAAAAATCCTTTCCTCTGAATACTTGTGGGACAATAATTTTGGTAGCCCACAGTTCCTCAAGAAAAAGAGATTTGTTTCTGTGCCAAAGAACCATGCTGCAATCAGAAATAAAAGAAATTCACACTAG